In a single window of the Pseudomonas oryzihabitans genome:
- a CDS encoding YggT family protein produces the protein MSAFAQALVYVIQTLGSLYLLIILLRFILQLVRADFYNPLSQFTVRATQPLLKPVRRIIPGFGGVDLAALVLAILVQLALMMVVVVLLGASIGGLFPALLIWALLGVASLFLKVFFFALIVSVILSWVAPQTHNPAAELVNQICEPLLAPFRRLLPNLGGLDLSPIFAFIVINLLDRFVIGQLAAATGMPQILAPFL, from the coding sequence ATGTCCGCTTTCGCCCAAGCTCTCGTCTACGTCATCCAGACCCTTGGCAGCCTCTATCTGCTGATCATCCTGCTGCGCTTCATCCTGCAGCTGGTCCGGGCCGACTTCTACAATCCGCTGTCGCAATTCACCGTGCGCGCCACCCAGCCGCTGCTCAAGCCCGTGCGGCGCATCATTCCCGGCTTCGGTGGCGTCGATCTGGCGGCCCTGGTACTGGCGATCCTGGTCCAGCTGGCGCTGATGATGGTCGTGGTGGTGCTGCTCGGCGCCAGCATCGGCGGCCTGTTCCCCGCCCTGCTGATCTGGGCCCTGCTGGGCGTGGCGTCGCTGTTCCTCAAGGTGTTCTTCTTTGCCCTGATCGTCAGCGTCATCCTCTCCTGGGTCGCGCCCCAGACCCACAACCCCGCCGCCGAGCTGGTCAACCAGATCTGCGAGCCACTGCTGGCGCCCTTCCGCCGTCTTCTGCCGAACCTGGGTGGGTTGGATCTGTCGCCGATCTTCGCCTTCATCGTGATCAACCTGCTGGATCGCTTCGTCATCGGCCAGCTGGCCGCGGCCACCGGCATGCCGCAGATCCTCGCTCCCTTCCTCTGA
- the proC gene encoding pyrroline-5-carboxylate reductase, with amino-acid sequence MNDTRIAFIGAGNMAGAIIGGLLAQGVPARQLSASNRNPAKREALARDHGIRVEASNSAVLDNADVVVLGVKPQVMGEVCQELAPHLRPEQLIVSVAAGITCASLTRWLGERPLVRCMPNVPSQLRLGASGLFANEQVSPAQRDRAQEILAAVGLALWIDEEQQLDAVTAVSGSGPAYFFLLMEAMTQAGTKLGLPAAVAEQLTLHTARGAAAMACQGERSPEQLRRSVMSPKGTTERAIETFQAGAFEDLVEEALTAAADRAAELAQLPDR; translated from the coding sequence ATGAACGATACCCGCATCGCCTTCATCGGTGCCGGCAACATGGCCGGTGCCATCATCGGCGGGCTGCTCGCCCAGGGCGTGCCGGCCCGGCAGCTCAGCGCCAGCAATCGCAACCCGGCCAAGCGCGAGGCGCTGGCCCGGGACCACGGCATCCGCGTCGAGGCCAGCAACAGCGCCGTGCTCGACAACGCCGACGTGGTGGTGCTGGGCGTGAAGCCCCAGGTAATGGGCGAGGTCTGCCAGGAACTGGCCCCCCACCTGCGTCCGGAGCAGCTGATCGTCTCGGTCGCGGCCGGCATTACCTGCGCCAGCCTGACGCGCTGGCTGGGCGAGCGGCCACTGGTGCGCTGCATGCCCAACGTGCCCTCGCAGCTGCGCCTGGGTGCCAGCGGCCTGTTCGCCAACGAGCAGGTCAGCCCGGCGCAACGCGACCGTGCCCAGGAAATACTCGCCGCGGTCGGCCTGGCCCTCTGGATCGACGAAGAACAGCAGCTGGACGCGGTCACCGCCGTTTCCGGCAGCGGTCCGGCCTATTTCTTTCTGCTGATGGAAGCCATGACCCAGGCCGGCACCAAGCTCGGCCTGCCGGCCGCGGTGGCCGAACAGCTGACCCTGCACACCGCCCGCGGCGCCGCCGCCATGGCCTGCCAGGGCGAGCGCAGCCCCGAACAATTGCGTCGCTCGGTGATGTCGCCCAAGGGCACCACCGAACGCGCCATCGAAACCTTCCAAGCCGGGGCCTTCGAGGACCTGGTGGAAGAAGCCCTCACCGCCGCGGCCGACCGGGCTGCGGAACTGGCCCAGTTGCCGGATCGATAA
- a CDS encoding YggS family pyridoxal phosphate-dependent enzyme: protein MSTIAENSATVLERIAAASRTAGRDPATVGLLAVSKTKPAAALREAAGAGLRDFGENYLQEALDKQLELADLPLVWHFIGPIQSNKTRAIASHFDWVHSVDRLKIAQRLAEQRPPERGPLNICLQVNVSGEASKSGCHPDELPALATAVSQLPNLRLRGLMAIPEPTDDPASQRAAFARLRTLSEALNLGLDTLSMGMSQDLEAAIAEGATWVRIGTALFGARDYGAAASST from the coding sequence ATGTCCACGATAGCCGAGAATAGCGCAACCGTACTCGAACGCATCGCCGCCGCCAGCCGGACGGCAGGCCGCGATCCCGCGACCGTCGGCCTGCTGGCGGTGAGCAAGACCAAGCCCGCCGCGGCGCTGCGGGAGGCCGCTGGCGCCGGCCTGCGCGACTTCGGCGAGAACTATCTGCAGGAGGCGCTGGACAAGCAACTGGAGCTGGCCGACCTGCCACTGGTGTGGCATTTCATCGGTCCCATCCAGTCCAACAAGACCCGCGCCATCGCCAGCCACTTCGACTGGGTGCATTCGGTGGATCGCCTGAAGATCGCCCAGCGCCTGGCCGAACAGCGTCCGCCCGAGCGCGGGCCACTGAACATCTGCCTGCAGGTCAACGTCAGCGGCGAAGCCAGCAAGTCCGGCTGCCACCCCGACGAACTCCCAGCGTTGGCCACCGCGGTGAGCCAGTTGCCCAACCTGCGTCTGCGTGGCCTGATGGCCATTCCCGAACCCACCGACGACCCTGCCAGCCAGCGCGCCGCCTTCGCCCGGCTGCGCACCCTGAGCGAGGCGCTGAACCTGGGCCTGGACACCCTGTCCATGGGCATGAGCCAGGATCTGGAAGCCGCCATCGCCGAAGGCGCCACCTGGGTCCGCATCGGTACCGCTCTCTTCGGCGCCCGCGACTATGGCGCCGCCGCCTCTTCAACCTAG
- the pilT gene encoding type IV pilus twitching motility protein PilT, translating into MDITELLAFSARQGASDLHLSAGLPPMIRVDGDVRRINLPAFEHKQVHALIYDIMNDKQRKDFEEFLETDFSFEVPGVARFRVNAFNQNRGAGAVFRTIPSKVLSMEELGMGEVFKKITDVPRGLVLVTGPTGSGKSTTLAAMLDYLNNTKYHHILTIEDPIEFVHESKKCLVNQREVHRDTLGFSEALRSALREDPDIILVGELRDLETIRLALTAAETGHLVFGTLHTTSAAKTIDRVVDVFPAEEKSMVRSMLSESLQAVVSQTLLKKVGGGRVAAHEIMIGTPAIRNLIREDKVAQMYSSIQTGGGLGMQTLDMCLKALLAKGLISRDAAREKAKTPENF; encoded by the coding sequence ATGGATATCACCGAATTGCTGGCCTTTTCCGCGCGGCAAGGCGCCTCCGACCTGCACCTGTCCGCCGGCCTGCCGCCGATGATCCGCGTCGACGGCGACGTGCGCCGCATCAACCTGCCGGCCTTCGAGCACAAGCAGGTGCACGCGCTGATCTACGACATCATGAACGACAAGCAGCGCAAGGACTTCGAGGAATTCCTGGAGACCGACTTCTCCTTCGAGGTGCCGGGCGTGGCGCGCTTCCGGGTCAATGCCTTCAATCAGAATCGTGGCGCTGGCGCGGTGTTCCGGACCATCCCTTCCAAGGTGCTGAGCATGGAAGAGCTGGGCATGGGCGAGGTGTTCAAGAAGATCACCGACGTGCCGCGCGGGCTGGTGCTGGTGACCGGACCGACCGGTTCGGGCAAGTCCACCACCCTCGCGGCCATGCTCGACTACCTCAACAACACCAAGTACCACCACATCCTCACCATCGAGGATCCCATCGAGTTCGTCCACGAGTCCAAGAAGTGCCTGGTCAACCAGCGCGAGGTGCATCGCGACACCCTGGGCTTTTCCGAAGCCCTGCGCTCGGCGCTGCGCGAGGACCCGGACATCATCCTGGTGGGCGAGCTGCGCGACCTGGAAACCATCCGCCTGGCACTGACCGCGGCCGAGACCGGGCACCTGGTGTTCGGCACTCTGCACACCACCTCGGCGGCCAAGACCATCGATCGGGTGGTGGACGTCTTTCCGGCGGAAGAGAAATCCATGGTGCGTTCCATGTTGTCCGAATCCCTGCAGGCGGTGGTCTCCCAGACCCTGCTCAAGAAGGTCGGCGGCGGTCGGGTAGCCGCTCACGAGATCATGATCGGCACCCCGGCCATCCGTAACCTGATCCGCGAGGACAAGGTGGCGCAGATGTATTCCTCGATCCAGACCGGTGGCGGCCTGGGCATGCAGACCCTGGACATGTGCCTCAAGGCGCTCCTGGCCAAGGGGCTGATCAGCCGCGACGCGGCCCGCGAGAAGGCCAAGACGCCGGAGAACTTCTGA
- a CDS encoding PilT/PilU family type 4a pilus ATPase, whose product MDFDRFLQLMVDKGASDLFITTGVPPSMKINGRMTPVTKDSLSPEQCRALVLGVMTDEQRQEFQQKRECNFAISARGIGRFRVSAFYQRNLVGMVLRRIEVNIPTVEQLRLPEIIKKLAMTKRGLVIFVGATGTGKSTSLAAMIGHRNKNSAGHIISIEDPIEYIHQHQGCIVTQREVGIDTESFEVALKNTLRQAPDVIMIGEIRSRDTMEHALAFAETGHLCLATLHANNANQALDRIIHFFPADRHSQTWMDLSLNLKGIVAQQLVPTIDGQGRRAVIEVLLNTPLATDLIRKGEVHELKALMKKSGELGMQTFDQSLYSLYRDGEISYEAALAHADSANDLRLMIKLGSETDADHLNQTTRNLSVDMGDDPPRRFR is encoded by the coding sequence ATGGATTTCGACAGGTTCCTGCAGCTGATGGTGGACAAGGGGGCGTCCGACCTCTTCATCACCACCGGCGTGCCCCCTTCGATGAAGATCAATGGGCGCATGACGCCGGTCACCAAGGATTCGCTGTCTCCCGAGCAGTGCCGGGCCCTGGTGCTGGGGGTGATGACCGACGAGCAGCGGCAGGAATTCCAGCAGAAGCGCGAGTGCAACTTCGCCATCAGCGCCCGGGGCATCGGTCGCTTCCGGGTCAGTGCCTTCTACCAGCGCAATCTGGTGGGCATGGTGCTGCGCCGCATCGAGGTCAACATTCCCACGGTCGAGCAGCTGCGCCTGCCGGAGATCATCAAGAAGCTGGCCATGACCAAGCGCGGCCTGGTGATCTTCGTTGGCGCCACCGGCACCGGCAAGTCCACCTCGCTGGCGGCCATGATCGGCCATCGCAACAAGAACTCGGCGGGGCACATCATCTCCATCGAGGATCCCATCGAGTACATCCACCAGCACCAGGGCTGCATCGTCACCCAGCGCGAGGTAGGGATCGACACCGAGTCCTTCGAGGTGGCGCTGAAGAACACCCTGCGCCAGGCGCCTGACGTGATCATGATCGGCGAGATCCGCAGTCGGGACACCATGGAGCATGCTCTGGCCTTCGCCGAGACCGGCCACCTGTGCCTGGCCACCCTGCACGCCAACAACGCCAACCAGGCGCTGGATCGCATCATCCACTTCTTTCCGGCCGATCGACACAGCCAGACCTGGATGGACCTGTCGCTCAACCTCAAGGGCATCGTCGCCCAGCAGCTGGTGCCGACCATCGATGGTCAGGGGCGCCGCGCGGTGATTGAGGTGCTGCTCAACACCCCGCTGGCCACCGACCTGATCCGCAAGGGCGAGGTGCACGAACTCAAGGCGCTGATGAAGAAGTCCGGCGAACTGGGCATGCAGACCTTCGACCAGTCGCTCTACAGCCTCTATCGCGACGGCGAGATCAGCTACGAAGCGGCCCTGGCCCACGCCGATTCCGCCAACGACCTGCGGCTGATGATCAAGCTGGGGTCGGAGACGGATGCCGATCACCTCAATCAGACCACCCGCAATCTCTCGGTGGACATGGGCGACGACCCACCCAGGCGCTTCCGCTAG
- a CDS encoding UdgX family uracil-DNA binding protein (This protein belongs to the uracil DNA glycosylase superfamily, members of which act in excision repair of DNA. However, it belongs more specifically to UdgX branch, whose founding member was found to bind uracil in DNA (where it does not belong), without cleaving it, appears to promote DNA repair by a pathway involving RecA, rather than base excision.), whose amino-acid sequence MHRVDFDGTFAGWRQEARRLLQAGIAPALVSWQESRGLGDLFDEPVEAVPTPPSSAVRIPPQLAEALTYAACFRSDDRWALLYQVLWRVAQGERAAMLAGDEDGSELQRRVKAIRREIHHVHAFLRFRPRAESAGPPAWVAWHQPAHDVLALAAPHFCDRMGNSSWLIATPEAAALWDGQALQLVEPCPAELQQLARQTPEDDDRNAGDELWRAYYRSTFNPARANPRTLRGNMPARFWKDLPEGPLIPALLSEARAGAQRLAQAEAVGRQGGREVLIAAERAQPDRPLPTTLDECRRCELWEKATQPVAGEGPRTARILLLGEQPGDQEDLAGRPFVGPAGQVLMAALAEAGLDRSEVFLTNAVKHFKWIPQGRRRKHVTPGPEIAPCRYWLEQELRDIQPTVVVALGSTALEALLKRKPRGLAQFMGRPLRLDERWIIATYHPSYILRTPDAGQQEQARQALVAALREARTLAADGES is encoded by the coding sequence ATGCACAGGGTCGATTTCGACGGCACCTTCGCCGGCTGGCGCCAGGAGGCACGCCGGCTGCTTCAGGCCGGTATCGCACCAGCTCTGGTGAGCTGGCAGGAGAGCCGTGGACTGGGCGACCTGTTCGACGAACCGGTCGAGGCGGTGCCGACGCCACCCAGTAGCGCCGTGCGCATCCCGCCGCAACTGGCCGAGGCCCTGACCTACGCCGCCTGCTTTCGCAGTGACGATCGCTGGGCACTGCTCTATCAGGTGCTCTGGCGGGTCGCCCAGGGCGAGCGCGCGGCCATGCTGGCCGGCGATGAAGACGGCAGCGAACTACAGCGTCGGGTCAAGGCGATCCGCCGCGAGATCCACCACGTGCATGCCTTCCTCAGATTCCGCCCGCGTGCGGAAAGCGCCGGTCCGCCGGCCTGGGTGGCCTGGCACCAGCCCGCCCACGACGTCCTGGCCCTGGCGGCGCCGCATTTCTGCGACCGCATGGGCAATAGCAGCTGGCTGATCGCGACCCCGGAGGCCGCCGCGCTCTGGGATGGCCAGGCGCTGCAACTGGTGGAGCCCTGCCCCGCCGAGCTGCAGCAACTGGCCCGCCAGACGCCGGAGGACGATGACCGCAACGCTGGTGACGAACTCTGGCGCGCCTATTACCGCAGCACCTTCAATCCAGCACGGGCCAATCCGCGCACCCTGAGGGGAAACATGCCGGCGCGCTTCTGGAAGGATCTGCCGGAAGGGCCGCTTATCCCGGCACTGCTTAGCGAGGCCCGAGCCGGCGCCCAGCGCCTGGCCCAGGCCGAGGCCGTGGGTCGTCAGGGCGGTCGCGAGGTATTGATCGCCGCGGAACGCGCCCAGCCGGATCGACCGCTGCCCACCACCCTCGACGAATGCCGCCGCTGCGAACTCTGGGAGAAGGCCACCCAGCCGGTGGCCGGCGAAGGCCCACGCACGGCGCGCATCCTGCTGCTGGGAGAACAGCCCGGCGACCAGGAAGACCTGGCGGGTCGCCCCTTCGTCGGGCCGGCCGGGCAGGTGCTGATGGCGGCACTGGCCGAGGCAGGTCTCGACCGCAGCGAGGTATTCCTCACCAATGCGGTCAAGCACTTCAAGTGGATTCCCCAGGGCCGGAGACGCAAGCACGTCACCCCAGGACCGGAGATCGCCCCCTGCCGCTACTGGCTGGAGCAGGAGCTGCGCGACATCCAGCCGACGGTAGTGGTGGCTCTGGGGTCGACGGCCCTGGAAGCCCTGCTCAAGCGCAAGCCACGGGGCCTCGCGCAATTCATGGGTCGGCCCCTGCGGCTGGACGAGCGCTGGATCATCGCCACCTATCATCCGTCCTACATCCTGCGCACCCCGGACGCAGGGCAGCAGGAGCAGGCACGCCAGGCGCTGGTCGCTGCCCTGCGCGAGGCCAGGACCCTGGCAGCCGACGGCGAGAGCTAG
- a CDS encoding putative DNA modification/repair radical SAM protein, with protein MELADKLIILADAAKYDVSCASSGAPKRSSKGKDGLGSTDGMGICHSFTPDGRCVALLKVLLTNFCQYDCQYCVNRRSSNVPRARFTPEEVVQLTLDFYRRNVISGLFLSSGIIRSSNYTMEQMTRVAQLLREQHQFRGYIHLKTIPDADPEIIAQAGLYADRLSVNIELPTESSLIKLAPEKNGSSIRKTMGNIRLGLEEAEAEAKAPRFAPAGQSTQMIVGADATDDRTILDTAQTLYGAYRLKRVYYSAFSPIPESPGTVPLQPPPLLREHRLYQADFLMRGYGFQAEELPTEDGQLPLDVDPKLAWALHNRAIFPLDLNRADQALIARVPGIGVLSAKRLVELRRERRIRYADLIRLKCSVEKARPFIITQDYRPQPRLAESLDLRRQLAEPPAQLALL; from the coding sequence ATGGAGCTCGCTGACAAGCTGATCATTCTCGCCGATGCCGCCAAGTACGACGTATCCTGCGCCAGCAGCGGTGCGCCCAAGCGCAGCTCGAAGGGCAAGGACGGCCTGGGCTCGACCGACGGCATGGGCATCTGTCACAGCTTCACCCCCGACGGGCGCTGCGTGGCGCTGCTCAAGGTGCTGCTGACCAACTTCTGCCAGTACGACTGCCAGTACTGCGTCAATCGCCGCAGCAGCAACGTCCCGCGGGCGCGCTTCACGCCCGAGGAAGTGGTGCAGCTGACCCTCGATTTCTATCGGCGCAACGTCATCAGCGGGCTGTTCCTCAGCTCCGGCATCATCCGCTCCTCCAACTACACCATGGAGCAGATGACCCGGGTGGCCCAGCTGCTGCGCGAACAGCACCAGTTCCGCGGCTACATCCATCTCAAGACCATTCCCGACGCCGATCCCGAGATCATTGCCCAGGCCGGTCTCTATGCCGATCGTTTGTCGGTGAACATCGAGCTGCCCACCGAGAGCAGCCTGATCAAGCTGGCGCCGGAAAAGAACGGCAGCAGCATCCGCAAGACCATGGGCAACATCCGCCTGGGCCTGGAGGAAGCCGAGGCCGAAGCCAAGGCGCCGCGCTTCGCACCGGCCGGCCAGAGCACCCAGATGATCGTGGGCGCCGACGCCACCGACGACCGCACCATTCTCGATACCGCCCAGACACTCTATGGCGCCTATCGCTTGAAGCGCGTTTACTACTCGGCCTTCAGTCCGATTCCGGAAAGCCCGGGCACGGTGCCACTGCAACCGCCGCCCCTGCTGCGTGAGCACCGCCTGTACCAGGCCGACTTCCTCATGCGCGGCTACGGCTTCCAGGCGGAAGAGCTGCCCACCGAAGACGGCCAGCTACCGCTGGACGTTGATCCCAAACTCGCCTGGGCGCTGCACAATCGCGCCATCTTCCCGCTGGATCTCAATCGCGCCGACCAGGCACTGATCGCCCGGGTACCCGGTATCGGTGTGCTCTCGGCCAAGCGCCTGGTGGAACTCAGACGCGAACGGCGCATCCGCTACGCCGATCTGATCCGCCTGAAATGCAGCGTGGAGAAGGCTCGCCCCTTCATCATCACCCAGGACTACCGGCCGCAACCACGGCTGGCCGAATCACTCGACCTGCGTCGGCAGCTGGCCGAACCGCCCGCCCAGCTCGCCCTGCTCTAG
- a CDS encoding C40 family peptidase — MDHTQAASAARAKRAARATSAMHRKQATAQAATRNVGAQVATRAMDLVGTPYRYGGTNPQNGLDCSGLVNYVYRDVHNVKLPRTSRELSQLKGPKVARGDLKAGDLVFFKTGQRSGIDHVAIYLGNDRFVHAPRSGESVRVDHLSKPYWTKRFASAKRVLQQPTLAAETSPVADKPRTKRTRKS, encoded by the coding sequence GTGGACCATACCCAGGCGGCTTCCGCGGCCCGCGCCAAGCGCGCAGCCCGGGCCACCAGTGCTATGCACCGCAAACAGGCCACCGCTCAGGCCGCCACCCGCAACGTCGGCGCCCAGGTCGCGACCCGTGCCATGGACCTGGTCGGTACCCCCTATCGCTACGGCGGGACCAATCCGCAGAACGGCCTGGATTGCAGCGGCCTGGTGAACTACGTCTACCGTGACGTGCACAACGTCAAGCTGCCGCGCACCTCCCGTGAGCTGTCCCAGCTCAAGGGCCCCAAGGTCGCCCGTGGCGACCTCAAGGCTGGTGACCTGGTGTTCTTCAAGACCGGTCAGCGCAGCGGCATCGACCACGTCGCCATCTACCTGGGCAACGATCGCTTCGTCCATGCCCCGCGCAGCGGCGAAAGCGTGCGGGTCGATCACCTGAGCAAGCCCTACTGGACCAAAAGGTTCGCGTCGGCCAAGCGTGTGTTGCAGCAGCCCACCCTGGCGGCGGAAACCAGTCCCGTCGCGGACAAGCCGCGTACCAAGCGTACCCGCAAGTCCTGA
- a CDS encoding NINE protein, with protein MQYQDTHSKVMGYLLWIFGFLGAHRFYYGKPVTGTLWFCTLGLLGIGWLIDLFLIPAMDREADLRFQSGSLNYSLGWILLTFLGIFGVHRLYMGKWITAILYFFTAGFFLLGVLYDFWTLNSQISEENRRRLVR; from the coding sequence ATGCAGTATCAGGACACCCATAGCAAGGTCATGGGCTATCTGCTGTGGATTTTCGGGTTTCTCGGCGCGCATCGCTTCTACTATGGCAAACCGGTCACCGGCACCCTCTGGTTCTGCACCCTGGGATTGCTGGGCATCGGCTGGCTGATCGATCTCTTCCTGATCCCGGCCATGGATCGCGAGGCGGACCTGCGCTTCCAGTCCGGTTCGCTGAACTACAGCCTGGGCTGGATCCTGCTGACCTTCCTGGGCATCTTTGGCGTGCACCGCCTCTATATGGGCAAGTGGATCACTGCCATCCTCTATTTCTTTACCGCCGGTTTCTTCCTGCTCGGCGTGCTCTACGACTTCTGGACGCTCAATTCGCAGATTTCCGAAGAGAATCGTCGACGGCTGGTGCGCTAA
- a CDS encoding dihydroorotase yields MSLSIRNARVIDPASGLDQISDVHVDEGRILAIGEAPQGFQAAEQLDASDLILAPGLVDLDVALCEPGLTRKGNVDSETRAAATGGVTSLCCPPTTRPVLDTTAVAELILDRARTADHARVHPIGALTKGLGGEQLSELMALRDAGCVAFTNGLQRFENLRVQRRALEYAATFDLTVVFTALDADLAEGGLAHEGPTASFLGLTGIPETAETIALSRDLLLVEQSGVRAHFGQLTSARAVEMIAAAQARGLPVTADVALYQLLLTDEALQGFSSLYHVKPPLRTARDRDALRAGVRDGVIGAISSHHQPHEADAKLAPFAATEPGISSVELLLPLALTLVADGLLDLPTLLARLTSGPAQALRLEAGRLAKGLPADLVLFAQQPTAQAATPWLSRGRNCPFHGLILPGRIERTLVGGRATYQRGA; encoded by the coding sequence GTGAGCCTGAGCATCCGCAACGCCCGGGTGATCGACCCGGCCTCTGGCCTCGACCAGATCAGCGACGTCCATGTCGACGAGGGCCGCATCCTGGCCATCGGCGAGGCGCCCCAGGGCTTCCAGGCCGCCGAGCAGCTGGACGCCAGCGACCTCATCCTGGCACCCGGCCTGGTCGACCTGGACGTCGCCCTGTGCGAGCCGGGCCTGACCCGCAAGGGCAACGTCGACAGCGAGACCCGCGCCGCCGCGACCGGTGGCGTCACCAGCCTGTGCTGTCCGCCGACCACCCGCCCGGTGCTGGACACCACCGCGGTGGCCGAACTCATCCTCGACCGAGCGCGTACCGCCGATCATGCCCGGGTTCACCCCATCGGTGCCCTGACCAAGGGCCTGGGTGGCGAACAGCTCTCCGAACTGATGGCGCTGCGCGATGCCGGCTGCGTCGCCTTCACCAACGGCCTGCAGCGCTTCGAAAACCTGCGGGTACAGCGGCGGGCCCTGGAATACGCCGCCACCTTCGATCTCACCGTGGTCTTTACTGCCCTGGACGCCGATCTGGCCGAGGGCGGCCTGGCCCACGAAGGCCCCACCGCCAGCTTCCTGGGTCTCACCGGCATCCCGGAGACGGCGGAAACCATCGCCCTGTCCCGCGACCTGCTGCTGGTGGAACAGAGCGGCGTGCGCGCCCACTTCGGCCAACTGACCAGCGCGCGCGCGGTGGAGATGATCGCCGCAGCCCAGGCGCGTGGCCTGCCGGTGACCGCCGACGTGGCGCTCTATCAACTGCTGCTCACCGATGAAGCCCTGCAGGGCTTTTCCAGCCTCTATCACGTCAAACCGCCGCTGCGGACCGCCCGTGACCGCGACGCCTTGCGTGCCGGGGTGCGTGACGGCGTGATTGGCGCCATTTCCAGCCATCATCAGCCACATGAGGCGGATGCCAAGCTGGCGCCCTTCGCCGCCACCGAACCAGGCATCAGCAGCGTCGAATTGCTCCTGCCATTGGCCTTGACCCTGGTGGCGGACGGCCTGCTGGATCTGCCGACCCTCCTGGCCCGTCTGACCAGCGGCCCGGCCCAGGCCCTGCGCCTCGAGGCGGGTCGTCTGGCCAAGGGGCTGCCGGCGGACCTGGTGCTGTTCGCCCAGCAGCCGACCGCCCAGGCCGCTACGCCCTGGCTCTCCCGTGGCCGCAATTGCCCCTTCCATGGCCTCATCCTGCCCGGCCGCATCGAGCGCACCCTGGTAGGGGGGCGCGCGACCTACCAGCGCGGCGCTTGA
- a CDS encoding aspartate carbamoyltransferase catalytic subunit: protein MTDATRSLQLNAQGQLRHFLSLDDLPAELLTELLDTADSFLEVGARAVKKVPLLRGKTVCNVFFENSTRTRTTFELAAKRLSADVITLNVSTSSTSKGETLFDTLRNLEAMAADMFVVRHADSGAAHFIAEHVCPDVAIINGGDGRHAHPTQGMLDMLTIRRHKGDFANLSVAIVGDILHSRVARSDMLALRTLGCRDIRVVAPRTLLPVGLEDLYGVRTCTDLAEGLEGVDVVIMLRLQRERMQGGLLPSEGEYYRLFGLTRQRLARAKPDAIVMHPGPINRGVEIESAVADGEQSVILNQVTYGIAVRMAVLSMTMSGQTAQRQLQENAQ, encoded by the coding sequence ATGACCGACGCTACGCGTTCGCTGCAACTCAACGCCCAGGGCCAATTGCGCCATTTCCTTTCGCTCGATGACCTGCCCGCCGAACTCCTCACCGAATTGCTCGATACGGCCGACTCCTTTCTGGAAGTCGGCGCCCGGGCGGTGAAGAAGGTGCCGCTGCTGCGCGGCAAGACGGTGTGCAACGTCTTCTTCGAGAACTCGACCCGCACCCGTACCACCTTCGAGCTGGCGGCCAAGCGGCTGTCGGCGGACGTCATCACCCTCAATGTTTCCACCTCCTCAACCAGCAAGGGTGAGACGCTGTTCGACACCCTGCGCAACCTGGAGGCCATGGCCGCCGACATGTTCGTGGTGCGCCATGCCGATTCCGGCGCGGCCCACTTCATCGCCGAACACGTCTGCCCCGATGTCGCCATCATCAACGGCGGCGACGGCCGCCATGCCCACCCCACCCAGGGCATGCTCGACATGCTGACCATCCGCCGGCACAAGGGCGACTTCGCCAACCTGTCGGTAGCCATCGTCGGCGACATCCTGCACTCGCGGGTGGCCCGCTCCGACATGCTGGCGCTGCGTACCCTGGGCTGCCGCGACATCCGCGTGGTCGCGCCGCGCACCCTGCTGCCGGTCGGCCTGGAAGACCTCTATGGCGTACGCACCTGCACCGATCTGGCCGAGGGCCTGGAAGGGGTGGACGTGGTGATCATGCTGCGCCTGCAGCGCGAACGCATGCAGGGCGGCCTCTTGCCCAGCGAGGGCGAGTACTACCGGCTGTTCGGCCTGACCCGCCAGCGCCTGGCCCGTGCCAAACCCGACGCCATCGTCATGCACCCGGGGCCGATCAATCGCGGCGTGGAGATCGAATCGGCGGTCGCCGATGGCGAGCAGTCGGTCATCCTGAATCAGGTCACCTACGGCATCGCGGTCCGCATGGCGGTGCTGTCGATGACCATGAGCGGGCAGACGGCCCAGCGTCAGCTACAGGAGAATGCGCAGTGA